From Balaenoptera ricei isolate mBalRic1 chromosome 5, mBalRic1.hap2, whole genome shotgun sequence:
TTCttactcatatttttaatttcaaaagagaGAACTGAGCTATCAAACTTTTTAAATAGCTGCAAAGAAAACTGAACTCGGGAAGCCTGTTTGTCCTGAAAGGTATAATGACAGGTGTTGGAATTTCGGCCAAATTTCACCACTTCGCTGGAGGGGAGTTTTTGTCGGTTAAAAAACCTTATTGATTGGAATATTCCATTTTGCTGGTGGCCAGGATGGTAAACAGTCATCTGGAGACAAGTTACTGTCTCTTCTGTGTCAGCATCTTCGAAATTGGACATGATGTACACCAGAATCTGACCCGCCTGCAACAATCAAGTCAGCACATTAGTTCACTCCCATACATCAGGCATTGAGATCTTTGATTCTAATATTTTGATGAAAATCTTCTGATTTATTTAGAC
This genomic window contains:
- the TIFA gene encoding TRAF-interacting protein with FHA domain-containing protein A — encoded protein: MSNFEDADTEETVTCLQMTVYHPGHQQNGIFQSIRFFNRQKLPSSEVVKFGRNSNTCHYTFQDKQASRVQFSLQLFKKFDSSVLSFEIKNMSKKTNLIVDNKELGYLNKMDLPHKCLVRFGDYQFLMQKEDGESLEVFEIQFSLSTRPLLQENWLPQKPIPECGRYSSCSTQNNSPIEMGENEW